Proteins from one Lates calcarifer isolate ASB-BC8 unplaced genomic scaffold, TLL_Latcal_v3 _unitig_651_quiver_1307, whole genome shotgun sequence genomic window:
- the LOC108879419 gene encoding trafficking protein particle complex subunit 9-like, which produces MSVPDYMQCAEDHQTVLVVVQPVGIVPEDQFFKIYKRIASVSQVSIRDSQRLLYIRYRHHYLPENNEWGDFQTHRKVVGLIAITTCGSAKEWPQTAERFHGQKEVYSATLYDSRLLVFGLQGEIAEQQRTDVAFYPSFEDCSDVEKRVEDFVESIFIVLESKRLDRATDKSGDKIPLLCVPFEKKDFVGLDTDSR; this is translated from the coding sequence ATGAGCGTCCCAGACTACATGCAATGTGCAGAGGACCATCAGACTGTGCTTGTGGTGGTCCAGCCGGTCGGCATAGTACCCGAGGACCAGTTCTTCAAGATCTACAAACGCATCGCCAGTGTGAGCCAGGTGAGCATCAGAGACTCGCAGCGCCTGCTCTACATCCGCTACCGCCACCACTACCTGCCCGAAAACAATGAATGGGGAGATTTCCAGACGCACCGCAAAGTGGTGGGCCTCATCGCCATCACCACCTGTGGCTCAGCGAAGGAGTGGCCCCAGACTGCCGAGCGCTTCCACGGCCAGAAGGAAGTGTACAGCGCCACGCTGTACGATTCGAGGCTGCTGGTGTTTGGGCTGCAGGGAGAGATTGCAGAGCAGCAGCGCACAGATGTGGCCTTCTACCCCAGCTTTGAAGACTGCTCTGATGTAGAGAAGAGAGTGGAAGACTTTGTGGAGTCGATATTTATTGTCCTGGAGTCCAAGCGGCTCGACCGGGCCACAGACAAGTCCGGTGATAAGAtccctctgctctgtgtgcCCTTTGAGAAGAAGGACTTTGTGGGTTTGGACA